One Candidatus Margulisiibacteriota bacterium genomic window, TACAAAAAATAAGCCTTTATTTTTTAATTTAATTACGCTATAATTTTTCTATTAATTAACTTCCGCTCTTTCGGCGGTAACTAACTAAAACTATGCTAATGGATAAATACATTCGCTCCAAATCAAGTTTTGTGCTCGGCTTGATCAGCGGTGTGGCGATTGTTTCAACTATCGGTTTTATCATCTTCGGCGGCTTGTTTGTAAAAAAAGAATTGGCCGGCGGCGGCTGGCTAGAAAATAACGGCGATGACTCCGGCGTGGTGGCGGACAACAACCAACCAAGCGCGGGTAATCAGCCAAGCGCGGCGGCGCAACCCGATGCAGCCGGCAAGGTTGACGTTAAGGTGGCCGCAACCGACCACATTCGCGGCAATAAGAACGCTAAAATAACCATCGTTGAATTTTCCGACTACCAGTGCCCCTTCTGCGTCCGCTTTCACGAGACAATGAAACAGGTGATGGCCAAATACCCGACTCAAGTACGCTGGGTTTTCAAACACTTTCCGCTGGAATCAATCCATCCCTATGCTAAAAAAGCTGCCATGGCGGCCGAATGCGCTGGAGAGCAAAATAAGTTCTGGGAATATACCGATGAAATTTTCGCTAATCAAACCCGCCTGAATGATGCTTATTTATCTACTGCCGCAAAAAACCTTAAGCTGGATGCCAAAAAATTTGACAGCTGCCTTTCAAGCGAAAAATACGCAAACAAAGTAAATGCTGATCTCCAACAGGGCCAGGCCTATGGGGTGCGCGGCACCCCCGGTAGCTTCATTAACGGCACAACAATTCCTGGCGCGGTACCATTTGAACAGATTGACTCGATGATCAAACCATTGCTCTAAAAATTTTTTTAGATAACTTTTAAAACTCCCGCCATACCGGCGGGAGTTTTAAAATTTGCAATTTCTTATTATTTAATGTACTATGATGCGTAGTAATAAAAATATCAAAATGAAAAAAAGAGAAATTATCGGACTGGCAAAACTGGAAATGGCTATTATGGAAGAACTTTGGCGGCTTGGGGCCGCCTCGGTCCGCCAGGTTTTGTTTGTCCTCAGAAAGAAAAAGAAAATCGCCTATACCACGGTGATGACTGTTATGAGCCGGCTTTTTGAAAAAGGCATATTAAAAAGAAGGCTGGATGAAAATAATGCTTACATTTACACGCCGATCCAAAACAAAGAAGCTTTTTCCGCGTCTATCTCCAAAAATGTCATCAATAATCTGATCAATGATTATGGCGGCGTGGCAATAGCGCAATTGATTGATGTCATCGGTAAAAAAAATAAAAAAGAACTAGCCGGCCTGCTAAACAAACTTAAAGAAGTTAAATAAATCCATGTCCAGCGGACTGCAAACAAGAAGCAAGGTTGTGTTTACCCAAATCATTTGGGCGGGATCGCTGTTTTTGCTTGTTTTTTTCTCACTTGGTTATATCTTAGCGACTCGCATGGTCGTTTTCGCGAAAATCCTATCCGGCAAACTTGCGGCAATTTGCGGCTGCACCGACCATCTGTCATTTTATCACCACCCCTATTTCTTAAGCTTTTTAATCTTATTGAGCCTGGGATCGCTGACCTTTATCGCTTTCATCATAAAAAAAACCGCGAATTATTTTATACTCACCAAAAAATACGTCGGCTTGAAAACTGAAGGCAGAAGAATTGAGCCTGCCGAAAAACTGACCCAGGCGGCCAAACAACTTGGCCTGGAGAACAGGCTGATTGAAATTAATGACGCGAGCGCCAACGTATTCTGCTTCGGCTTCAGGCGGCCGAAAATTTGCATCTCCTCCGGTCTGGTCAAGATGCTCGCGCCGGATGAATTGAAGGCGGTATTACTGCACGAAAAGCAGCACCTGCTCAACTATGAACCGCTTAAAATCTTTATTATCAAACTGATTTCAGCTATCTTGTTT contains:
- a CDS encoding DsbA family protein; the protein is MDKYIRSKSSFVLGLISGVAIVSTIGFIIFGGLFVKKELAGGGWLENNGDDSGVVADNNQPSAGNQPSAAAQPDAAGKVDVKVAATDHIRGNKNAKITIVEFSDYQCPFCVRFHETMKQVMAKYPTQVRWVFKHFPLESIHPYAKKAAMAAECAGEQNKFWEYTDEIFANQTRLNDAYLSTAAKNLKLDAKKFDSCLSSEKYANKVNADLQQGQAYGVRGTPGSFINGTTIPGAVPFEQIDSMIKPLL
- a CDS encoding BlaI/MecI/CopY family transcriptional regulator gives rise to the protein MKKREIIGLAKLEMAIMEELWRLGAASVRQVLFVLRKKKKIAYTTVMTVMSRLFEKGILKRRLDENNAYIYTPIQNKEAFSASISKNVINNLINDYGGVAIAQLIDVIGKKNKKELAGLLNKLKEVK
- a CDS encoding M56 family metallopeptidase, with the protein product MVVFAKILSGKLAAICGCTDHLSFYHHPYFLSFLILLSLGSLTFIAFIIKKTANYFILTKKYVGLKTEGRRIEPAEKLTQAAKQLGLENRLIEINDASANVFCFGFRRPKICISSGLVKMLAPDELKAVLLHEKQHLLNYEPLKIFIIKLISAILFFIPGLKLLADKYLILSELTADERATGGFLNKAPLARAIAKAIKLDQRSVDGNTLAISFLSSTDARINKLLDDEYLPKFNTFTTKVLVSSLLPLVMLFSFILIAGSSQAVVESHNNSCPSMETEEQLQCNLTQSASVCQMAYNQHDNQCEEP